In the genome of Bosea sp. BIWAKO-01, the window GCATCGACGGTCGCGACGTCAAGACGGTCCGCAAGATCGTGGCGGAAGCGGGCATCCTGCCGCGCACCCACGGCTCGTCGCTGTTCACCCGCGGCGAGACCCAGGCGCTGGTCGTGACCACGCTCGGCACCGGCGATGACGAGCAGTTCATCGACTCGCTGGAAGGCACCTACAAGGAAACCTTCCTGCTGCACTACAACTTCCCTCCCTACTCCGTCGGCGAGACCGGCCGGATGGGCTCGCCCGGCCGCCGCGAGATCGGCCATGGCAAGCTCGCCTGGCGCGCGATCCGTCCGATGCTGCCGGCCAAGGGCGAGTTCCCCTACACGATCCGCGTCGTCTCGGAGATCACCGAGTCGAACGGCTCCTCCTCGATGGCCACCGTCTGCGGCACCTCGCTGGCGCTGATGGATGCCGGCGTGCCGCTGAAGGCTCCGGTTGCGGGCATCGCCATGGGCCTGATCCTGGAAGGCGAGCGCTTCGCGGTGCTCTCCGACATCCTCGGCGACGAGGATCACCTCGGCGACATGGACTTCAAGGTGGCCGGTACCGCTGCGGGCATCACCTCGCTGCAGATGGACATCAAGATCGCCGGCATCACCGAGGAGATCATGCAGGTCGCGCTTGGCCAGGCCAAGGGCGGTCGTGACCACATCCTCGGCGAGATGTCCAAGGCGCTCTCCACCTCGCGCGCCCAGCTCGGCGAATATGCTCCGCGCATCGAGACGATGAAGATCCCGGTCGACAAGATCCGTGAAGTCATCGGTTCGGGCGGCAAGGTCATCCGCGAGATCGTCGAGAAGACCGGCGCCAAGGTGAACATCGAGGACGACGGCACCATCAAGATCGCCTCGGCCGACGGCAAGTCGATCGAAGCCGCGATCAAGTGGATCAAGTCGATCGTCTCGGAAGCCGAGCCGGGCATGATCTATGACGGCACCGTGGTGAAGATCATGGAGTTCGGCGCCTTCGTGAACTTCTTCGGCGCCAAGGACGGCCTCGTTCACATTTCCGAGCTGGCCGCCCAGCGCGTCCAGAAGGTCTCGGACGTCGTCAAGGAAGGCGACAAGGTCAAGGTGAAGTTCCTCGGCCAGGACGAGCGCGGCAAGATCCGCCTCTCGATGAAGGTCGTCGACCAGGAGACGGGCGAGGATCTGACCGAGAAGCTCAAGGCTGCCCGCGACGCCGAGAAGGCCCGCGAGAAGCAGTCCGCCAGCGAGTAAGCTCCGGCTTCATCGCCAGACCACAGGACGCCCCGCATCCCAGGATGCGGGGCGTTTTCTTTTTTGTGGTGCGAAGGGGCTGGCGCTCACGCCTGTCGCCCAATAGTCTAGACTTATTGGCTCTTGGAGATCGGCATGACCGACCACAGCATCACGTCGCTCGAGACGCTCGCCGCCCGATATCCGAACCCCGTCGCGCCAGCCTCGGTTGCCAAGGAGATCGACCATGTCGACGAGAACTATGCTGCGCTGATCGCTGTCTCGCCCTTCATGGTGCTCGCGACCAACGGTCCGGAGGGCCTGGATTGTTCGCCGCGCGGGGATCTGCCGGGCTTTGTCACGGTCCGGGACGCGAAAACGCTCCTGATTCCAGACAGAAAAGGCAATAACCGTCTGGATTCATTAAGAAATATCCTGTTCGATCCGAGAATCGGAATGCTCTTCCTGGTCCCCGGTTACGGCGAAACCCTTCGGGTGAACGGCACAGCGACCCTTTCGGCCGACCCCGAGCTCTGCGCGCGCTTCGAGATGGCCGGAAAGCTGCCGGCCTGCGTGATCGTGGTCGATGTGGAACAGGTCTACTTCCAGTGCTCGCGCGCCGTGGTCCGGGCCGACCTTTGGAGCCCGGCCAAGCATGCCGACAGGCGTGAGTTGCCAAGCGCCGGACAGATCCTGCGTGACATCACTGCGCGGAACGAGGCGATCGAGACCTTCGACGGCGCAGCCTATGACAAGGCGCTGCCGGAGCGCGTGAAGGCAACGCTGTACTGAAACCGTCATGCTCGGCCCCCGGCCGAGCAGCCGCGTCTTGCGACGCGACTCGTTGAAGGGCGTGTCACGATGGGTTCAGGCCCAACGATGACACGCCGAGCCTGAACCCCGATCAGGTCACAGCAGGCCGTTGTCGCCCGCCAGCACCTTCAGGTTCACATCCGGCCTTGCACCGACATGGCTGATGATTTCGGCAGCCGCGAGCGCGCCAAGCCGCAGCGAGTCCCGCACCTCGCGCCCCGAGGTCAGGCCGAAGAGGAAGCCCGCGGCGAAGAGGTCGCCCGCGCCGGTTGAATCGACGATGCGCTCCACCGGGAAGACCGGTTCGGCAACAATACCGTCCGGCGTCACCGCCAGAGCGCCCTTCTCCGAGCGCGTCACCGCCGCAACGATGTTCTCCGCGCGCAGCGCAGCGAGCGCGCTGTCGAAATCGCCGGTCTGGTAGAGGCTCTTCAGCTCGTGCTCATTGGCGAAGACGATATCGACCAGCCGGTTGCGGATCAGCCCGAGGAACTCGTCGCGATAACGATCCACGCAGAAGGAATCCGACAGGGTGATCGCGACACGGCCGCCTGCTGCATGGGCAAACTCAGAGGCCTTGCGGAAGGCTTCCTTGGCTGCCGGCGGATCCCAGAGATAGCCCTCGAGATAGATGATATCGGCGTTCTGGACCGTATCCTTGTCGACATCCGCGACGGTGAGGCCCTGGCAGGCGCCGAGATAGGTGTTCATCGTGCGCTCGCCATCAGGCGTGACGAAGATGAAGGAGCGGGCGGTCGCCGGGCCCTCGGCGGCGAAAGCCGTATCGAAGCTGACGCCCTGCGAGGTCAGGTCATGCCGGTAGAGCTTGCCGAGTTCGTCCTGCTTCACCTTGCCGATGAAGGCACCCTTGCCGCCAAAGGAGGCTAGGCCCGCGATGGTATTGGCGGCGGAACCGCCCGAGATGACCTTGGCCGGGCCCATCGCCGCGTAGAGCGTCTCCGCACGGGGCTCGTCGATCAGCATCATCGCGCCCTTGGTCAGCTCATGCGCGACCAGAAAATCCTCTTCCGCGCGAGCGATGACATCGACGATGGCGTTGCCGAGCGCCAGGACATCATAACGGGCATTTTTCATGAAGGAGTTCCGCGGGTTGGCGAGGATGGGACGAATGATGGGCGTTTCGCATCAGGACCGGATGCGGTCAAGCGCGGCCGCGCCGGCGACTGGCCTGGTCAAGCACGGCGCGCAGCGCAGCAAGTTCGTCGGGGCCGAGTTCGGCGATCTCAAGGGCAAGGCGGTTGGCGATCAGCGTCGCCTCCGGTGCAAGTCCCGCAGTATCGACCGTGATGCGGGGGTGGGACAGCTCGGCGAGACGAACAAGTTCGTCAGCCTCGTCCCAGATCACGCCGAGCAGATGGATCACGCCCTGGATCAGCGCAAAGGTCGGCTGGCCGCGCTTGCCATGCTCAAGGGCCGAGAGATAGGCCGGCGTGACGCCCAGCGCCGCCGCCATTCCGGCCAGCGTCACGCCGCGAGCTGCGCGCAGCTCCCGAACGCGCTGGCCAAAAGGTGTCACGCGCCACTCTCACGGTGCCGGCGCAGGCGGATATAGAGCGCGCCGGCGCCGCCATGACGCTGCTCGGCCTCCTCGAAACCGACGACGAAAGGGCGCAGATCCGGTAGCCGCAGCCAGTGCGGCACGCTGCGGCGCAGGACCCCACGCTCTTCGCCGAAGATCGCATCGCCTGCGGCGCCCTTGCCTGTCACGACCAGAGCCAGCCTGGTGCCGCGTGCCTGCTCGCGGCGCAAAAAGGCACATAGCGCCGCATGAGCAGCATCCTGCCGCAGGCCGTGCAGGTCGATTACCGCCTCGACGGATTGGGTTCCGCGACGCAACTGCGTGCGCAGGCGGCGCTCGAGCGGCGCCAGCGGCGGCGGGGTGGTCTTGGTCGGTTTGACGGCAACCACCACAACAGGGGTGGCAGCTTCGGCAGGAGGCGGCACCGGGGCTGCTGCAGGCTCCTCAGGCGGCAGCGCGGCGCGCCCCGGCAGTGGCGTCACCGAACGCGCAACCTGCCGCCACAGGGCAATGTCGGCTTCCGACAGGGTCTTCTCGCGACGGCGGCGCATTCCTCAGCGCGCCTCCGCCCGCGGCCAGAGCACCGTGAAGTCAAAGGAATGGCGGACCAGCCCGGCGCGATGACCCGCCGCCTGGCCCGAACCGACGAACAGATCGACCCGCGACGGTCCGACGATGGCGGATCCCGTATCCTGCGCAATCATCAAGCGTGACAGCCGCTCCATGTCGCCGCTGCCGGTGGGAATTGTCGCATCGATCCAGGCCGGCAGTCCGTAGGGCCAGATGGCGCGGTCGATGGCGATGCTACGCAGCGGCGTCAGGGCCAAACCCGCACCACCGATCGGCCCCAAGTTGGGCGGCAAATCGTCCTTGCGGGCGAAGAAGACGAAGGAGCGGTTCAGGCGGATCAGGTCGCGGGCAAAACCGGCATCGGCCTTCAACCGCGCGACCAGCTTGTCCATGGTCATCTCGGCCGGCGGGATGTTCTCGCGCTCGCTGAGCACCCGGCCGAGCGAGGTATAGGCGTGGCCGTTGCGGCCGGAATAGACCAGCCGCACGACCCTGCCGTCCTGCAACCGAACCCGTCCGGAGCCCTGCACCTGCAACACGAAGCGGTCGACCGGATCGCGCAGCCAGGCGATTTCCAGGCCCTGCCCGTCGAGCGCGCCACTCTCGATCGCCGTCCGATCGGGATAGGGCTCCAGGCCCCGTGGAGTGCGGCGGGCGGCGGACAAGGCAGGTTCCAGCCCTGGCCAGGCGTCGCCTGCAAGGCGCGTCACCAGATCGGCAGGGCGGGCATAGAGCGGCGTTGGGAACTGGGCGGAGGGGGTGAGCGAGCCTTCGAACTCCGGCTCGAAATATCCGGTCATGAAGCCGCGCTCGGCGCCGCTCGGCCGGATGCGCCAGAAACTGAAACGCTCCTCGAAGAACCGACGCGCCGCCGTCCGGTCGACCGGCCCGCGAGCCGTCAGCCTGCCGGCTTCGGCGCAGATGCCGCTGAGCGCAGGCGGGATCGGGGCGCCTTGCCGAAGCGGGGGATCGGCGGCGCAGCCAGCTGCGAAAATCGCCAGCGCAATGCGGTGATCGTCATCGGGCCATCCCGGTATCGCGCCGGGAGAGATGGCCTCTGCGCGGGCGCCGGGCGGCAAGCTTGGACCGGCGGGCGCTTGTGTCATTGCAGCGGACAACATGGCGGCCACCAGCGCAATGCGCCCGAGGCCACGGGTCACGCGCCGGCTTCGGTCGCGACCAAAAGCCAATTCGGGTCGCGGCTGCCGAGCTGACGCGAGAAGGTCCAGATATCGTTGACCTCCGAGACCGCTTCGGCGCTGCCGTCCACCACGACGCCCTGTGCATCACGGACAACACTGATCAGCTGCGAAACGAATGCGATCGTCACCTGAGCCGTCTTGCCCTTGACGTCGACGGCGGTGATCTCGGCCTTGTCGATCGAGACGAAAGAGGATTCCGCCTTCTCGCCGCGCTTCTCTCGGTCGGTAATCGCCTGCTCGAAGCCATCATAGACTTCCTTGGCGAGGAGGCCCTTCAGGACCTTGCGGTCGCCGCGGGCGAAGGCCGTGACGATGGTCTCGTAAGCCGATTTCGCACCCTGCAGGAAACCCTTCGGGTCGAAATCCTGCTCCTGCCGAACGATGGCCTCGATGCCGGCAATGATCGGCGAATCCGCAGGCGCAATGTCCTTCCAGCGCTCGGCCGCAGGAACCGCCGTCGCAGCGGGATCATTGGCTGCGCCCGGCAGGCGAATGACATTGTCGCGCTTGGCCTCGGGAGCGCCGGCCTGATCAGGTCGCATCGGCGGCGTCTCACGCCGGGCGAAGGGATCCTTTGGCGGCTGCTCGCTCCCGGTCTTCTGGCCAAGCACGGAGCGAAGCTTCCAGGCGACGAAAACGGCCAGAGCCAGGAAGACCAAAGTCGTCATGTCGAAGGAATTTTGCATCGAACGCTGATCCGGAACCCCAGTGACCGCCTCGCATCAACGGCGGCGGTCGGC includes:
- the pnp gene encoding polyribonucleotide nucleotidyltransferase codes for the protein MFDIQTEELIWGGRKLVLETGKVARQADGAVLATYGETVVLATVVSAKEPKPGFDFFPLTVNYQEKTFAAGRIPGGYFKREGRPSEKETLVSRLIDRPIRPLFADGYKNDTQVVCTVLQHDLENDPDIVAMVAASAALTLSGVPFMGPVGAARVGYFDGAYKLNPLVDEIKESSLDLVVAGTQDAVLMVESEAKELSEEIMLGAVMFGHKHFQPVIDAIIRLAEKAAKEPRDFQPADQSAILDAVLKVGEAELRAAYKITAKAERYKAVDAVKAKVVEALVSAEPDGVKTFTKEQVAGQFKEAQAKIVRWNILDDGIRIDGRDVKTVRKIVAEAGILPRTHGSSLFTRGETQALVVTTLGTGDDEQFIDSLEGTYKETFLLHYNFPPYSVGETGRMGSPGRREIGHGKLAWRAIRPMLPAKGEFPYTIRVVSEITESNGSSSMATVCGTSLALMDAGVPLKAPVAGIAMGLILEGERFAVLSDILGDEDHLGDMDFKVAGTAAGITSLQMDIKIAGITEEIMQVALGQAKGGRDHILGEMSKALSTSRAQLGEYAPRIETMKIPVDKIREVIGSGGKVIREIVEKTGAKVNIEDDGTIKIASADGKSIEAAIKWIKSIVSEAEPGMIYDGTVVKIMEFGAFVNFFGAKDGLVHISELAAQRVQKVSDVVKEGDKVKVKFLGQDERGKIRLSMKVVDQETGEDLTEKLKAARDAEKAREKQSASE
- a CDS encoding pyridoxamine 5'-phosphate oxidase family protein — protein: MTDHSITSLETLAARYPNPVAPASVAKEIDHVDENYAALIAVSPFMVLATNGPEGLDCSPRGDLPGFVTVRDAKTLLIPDRKGNNRLDSLRNILFDPRIGMLFLVPGYGETLRVNGTATLSADPELCARFEMAGKLPACVIVVDVEQVYFQCSRAVVRADLWSPAKHADRRELPSAGQILRDITARNEAIETFDGAAYDKALPERVKATLY
- a CDS encoding adenosine kinase, producing the protein MKNARYDVLALGNAIVDVIARAEEDFLVAHELTKGAMMLIDEPRAETLYAAMGPAKVISGGSAANTIAGLASFGGKGAFIGKVKQDELGKLYRHDLTSQGVSFDTAFAAEGPATARSFIFVTPDGERTMNTYLGACQGLTVADVDKDTVQNADIIYLEGYLWDPPAAKEAFRKASEFAHAAGGRVAITLSDSFCVDRYRDEFLGLIRNRLVDIVFANEHELKSLYQTGDFDSALAALRAENIVAAVTRSEKGALAVTPDGIVAEPVFPVERIVDSTGAGDLFAAGFLFGLTSGREVRDSLRLGALAAAEIISHVGARPDVNLKVLAGDNGLL
- a CDS encoding helix-turn-helix domain-containing protein, which codes for MTPFGQRVRELRAARGVTLAGMAAALGVTPAYLSALEHGKRGQPTFALIQGVIHLLGVIWDEADELVRLAELSHPRITVDTAGLAPEATLIANRLALEIAELGPDELAALRAVLDQASRRRGRA
- a CDS encoding Smr/MutS family protein translates to MRRRREKTLSEADIALWRQVARSVTPLPGRAALPPEEPAAAPVPPPAEAATPVVVVAVKPTKTTPPPLAPLERRLRTQLRRGTQSVEAVIDLHGLRQDAAHAALCAFLRREQARGTRLALVVTGKGAAGDAIFGEERGVLRRSVPHWLRLPDLRPFVVGFEEAEQRHGGAGALYIRLRRHRESGA
- a CDS encoding murein transglycosylase A, with the protein product MTRGLGRIALVAAMLSAAMTQAPAGPSLPPGARAEAISPGAIPGWPDDDHRIALAIFAAGCAADPPLRQGAPIPPALSGICAEAGRLTARGPVDRTAARRFFEERFSFWRIRPSGAERGFMTGYFEPEFEGSLTPSAQFPTPLYARPADLVTRLAGDAWPGLEPALSAARRTPRGLEPYPDRTAIESGALDGQGLEIAWLRDPVDRFVLQVQGSGRVRLQDGRVVRLVYSGRNGHAYTSLGRVLSERENIPPAEMTMDKLVARLKADAGFARDLIRLNRSFVFFARKDDLPPNLGPIGGAGLALTPLRSIAIDRAIWPYGLPAWIDATIPTGSGDMERLSRLMIAQDTGSAIVGPSRVDLFVGSGQAAGHRAGLVRHSFDFTVLWPRAEAR
- a CDS encoding Tim44/TimA family putative adaptor protein, whose translation is MQNSFDMTTLVFLALAVFVAWKLRSVLGQKTGSEQPPKDPFARRETPPMRPDQAGAPEAKRDNVIRLPGAANDPAATAVPAAERWKDIAPADSPIIAGIEAIVRQEQDFDPKGFLQGAKSAYETIVTAFARGDRKVLKGLLAKEVYDGFEQAITDREKRGEKAESSFVSIDKAEITAVDVKGKTAQVTIAFVSQLISVVRDAQGVVVDGSAEAVSEVNDIWTFSRQLGSRDPNWLLVATEAGA